Proteins from one Fragaria vesca subsp. vesca linkage group LG6, FraVesHawaii_1.0, whole genome shotgun sequence genomic window:
- the LOC101311692 gene encoding probable pyridoxal biosynthesis protein PDX1.2-like, giving the protein MASQDGAVTIYTSGAVADASKKKNPYSLKVGLAQMLRGGAIVEVTNPDQAKLAEDAGACSVIVSSPRGAAAGILRMPDPSLVKAIKRAVSIPVMARSRVGHFVEAQILEAIGVDYVDESEYLAVADEDHYVNKHNFRCPFVCGAETLGDALRRIREGAALIRTQGDLSGSGNVARTVRNVRAIMSQIRMLNNMDDDEVFAFSKSIAAPYDLVAQTKQMGRLPVVQFASGGIVTPADVGLVMQLGCDGVFIGSDVFGVADPYKRVRGIVDAVRNYNDPDVLVETSSGLAGLMAGMSLGEDRIEEFGRGGV; this is encoded by the coding sequence ATGGCGTCTCAGGACGGTGCAGTCACCATCTACACCAGCGGCGCAGTCGCCGACGCCTCGAAGAAAAAGAATCCCTACAGCCTCAAGGTCGGCCTCGCCCAGATGCTCCGCGGCGGCGCCATCGTCGAAGTCACCAACCCCGATCAAGCCAAGCTCGCCGAGGACGCCGGCGCCTGCTCCGTCATCGTCTCCTCCCCCCGCGGCGCCGCCGCCGGCATTCTCCGCATGCCCGATCCCTCCCTCGTCAAGGCCATCAAACGCGCCGTCTCCATCCCCGTCATGGCCAGATCCCGCGTCGGCCATTTCGTCGAGGCCCAGATCCTCGAAGCCATCGGTGTTGACTATGTCGACGAGAGCGAGTACCTGGCCGTCGCCGACGAGGATCATTACGTCAACAAGCATAATTTCCGGTGCCCTTTCGTCTGCGGCGCCGAGACTCTCGGCGACGCGCTGAGGCGGATCAGAGAAGGGGCCGCGCTTATTCGGACCCAGGGAGATTTATCCGGGTCGGGCAATGTGGCCCGGACCGTCCGGAATGTCCGGGCGATCATGAGTCAGATAAGAATGCTGAACAATATGGACGATGATGAAGTCTTCGCGTTTTCCAAGAGCATTGCTGCGCCATACGATCTGGTGGCGCAGACGAAGCAAATGGGGAGGCTGCCGGTGGTCCAATTCGCCTCCGGGGGGATTGTGACACCGGCTGACGTGGGGCTGGTTATGCAATTGGGATGTGATGGAGTGTTTATCGGGTCGGATGTTTTCGGGGTAGCGGATCCGTATAAGCGTGTGAGAGGCATTGTTGATGCTGTGAGGAATTATAATGACCCGGATGTGCTGGTGGAGACGAGCTCCGGGTTGGCGGGTCTGATGGCGGGTATGAGCCTCGGTGAGGACAGAATCGAAGAGTTTGGGCGTGGAGGTGTTTGA
- the LOC101311984 gene encoding kinesin-like protein KIF2A-like: MNGVGRQGQRSGAPHHQRQYSDNFLESSSNGRWLQSAGLQHLQSNSNSSIPPPSQDYGYYGGGGGGGGGQGSRMYRNGQRGYNEYYMEPSTPPYDSRRKDREDSPSEFSPGLLDLHSFDTELIPDIPVSGMHDVASQYYPSRGRSFDDSEPYINNKQAERAQLPENNLLKSFAADKEKSSSVAKIKVVVRKRPLNKKELAKNEEDIIDTLSNSVTVHETKLKVDLTAYVEKHEFVFDAVLNEEVSNDEVYHETVEPIVPIIFQRTKATCFAYGQTGSGKTYTMKPLPLKASRDILRLMHHTYRNQGFQLFVSFFEIYGGQLFDLLNERKKLCMREDGKKQVCIVGLEEYRVADVETIKEFIEKGSATRSTGTTGANEESSRSHAILQLAIKRAVDGNVSKPPRLVGKLSFIDLAGSERGADTTDNDKQTRMEGAEINKSLLALKECIRALDNDQGHIPFRGSKLTEVLRDSFVGDSRTVMISCISPSSGSCEHTLNTLRYADRVKSLSKGNNPKKDILASTLNLKESTNVPLSSFLPTASAFEDDLNDTWPVQVEKQEYEQSEDIYDDPKTSWKRTGKLQQYNVSTSEDKVRKPNGQSKWTGMPKFQSRNSNSDDDLNVLLQEEEDLVSAHRKQVEDTMNIVKEEMNLLVEADQPGNQLDDYVTRLNAILSQKAAGILQLQNRLAHFQKRLKEHNVLVSSSGF; this comes from the exons ATGAACGGGGTTGGGAGGCAGGGGCAGAGATCTGGTGCGCCGCACCACCAGCGCCAATACTCCGATAACTTCTTGGAGTCTTCGTCGAACGGACGCTGGCTTCAGTCCGCTGGTCTTCAACATCTTCAGTCCAATTCCAACTCATCTATCCCTCCTCCTTCTCAG GACTATGGTTACTATGGTGGAGGAGGAGGAGGAGGAGGAGGGCAGGGTTCTAGAATGTATAGGAATGGGCAGAGAGGGTACAATGAGTACTACATGGAGCCATCCACGCCTCCCTATGATTCGAGGAGGAAGGACCGCGAGGACTCCCCCAGTGAGTTTAGTCCCGGGCTCCTGGATCTGCATTCGTTTGACACTGAGCTCATTCCTGAC ATTCCAGTCTCTGGAATGCATGATGTTGCCTCTCAATATTATCCTTCTCGGGGCAGAAGCTTTGATGATTCTGAACCCTATATTAACAACAAACAAGCAGAAAGGGCTCAGTTACCAGAAAACAACCTCCTGAAAAGTTTTGCAGCAGACAAAGAGAAATCCAGTTCTGTAGCAAAGATTAAAGTTGTG GTGCGCAAGAGACCACTTAACAAAAAGGAGTTGGCAAAGAATGAGGAAGATATAATAGACACACTTTCCAACTCTGTAACAGTTCATGAGACCAAGCTCAAG GTTGACCTAACAGCATATGTGGAAAAACATGAGTTTGTTTTCGATGCAGTGCTGAATGAGGAAGTGTCTAATGATGAG GTATATCATGAGACTGTGGAGCCCATAGTTCCAATAATTTTTCAACGCACAAAGGCAACTTGTTTTGCATATGGACAAACAG GCAGTGGAAAAACTTATACCATGAAACCATTGCCTCTAAAAGCATCACGGGACATCTTGAGGTTGATGCACCATACTTACCGCAATCAGGGATTTCAGTTGTTTGTGAGCTTCTTTGAAATATATGGAGGACAACTTTTTGATCTCCTCAATGAGCGCAA AAAGCTTTGCATGAGAGAAGATGGTAAGAAACAAGTTTGTATTGTGGGTTTGGAAGAATATAGAGTGGCTGATGTAGAAACAATTAAAGAGTTCATTGAGAAAGGAAGTGCCACTAGAAGTACCGGTACAACTGGTGCAAATGAAGAATCCTCTCGTTCACATGCCATACTTCAGCTTGCTATCAAAAGAGCAGTTGATGGCAATGTATCAAAGCCTCCCCGTCTTGTTGGTAAACTCTCCTTTATAGATCTTGCTGGAAGTGAACGTGGTGCAGATACTACAGATAATGACAAACAAACGAG GATGGAAGGTGCTGAAATCAATAAGAGCTTACTTGCACTAAAGGAATGTATTAGAGCTCTTGATAATGACCAGGGTCATATTCCTTTCCGAGGAAGTAAATTGACTGAAGTTCTAAGGGACTCATTTGTTGGTGACTCTCGAACTGTGATGATATCATGCATATCACCAAGCTCAGGATCCTGTGAACATACTCTGAACACTTTAAGATATGCAGACAG GGTGAAGAGTCTTTCAAAAGGGAACAATCCAAAGAAGGATATACTAGCTTCAACCTTAAACCTCAAGGAATCAACAAATGTGCCCTTATCATCATTTTTGCCAACTGCCTCTGCCTTTGAGGATGACTTGAACGATACATGGCCTGTACAAGTTGAAAAACAGGAATATGAACAATCAGAAGATATCTATGATGATCCAAAAACATCATGGAAGAGAACTGGGAAGCTACAACAGTACAATGTCTCAACTTCAGAGGACAAAGTACGTAAACCTAATGGTCAGTCAAAGTGGACGGGCATGCCAAAATTTCAATCAAGGAATTCTAACTCAGATGATGATTTAAATGTGTTGCTACAG GAGGAAGAAGATCTCGTAAGTGCACACCGGAAACAAGTGGAGGATACAATGAATATTGTTAAAGAG GAAATGAATTTGCTGGTAGAAGCAGATCAGCCAGGGAATCAGCTGGATGACTATGTGACAAGATTGAATGCCATTCTATCTCAGAAGGCTGCTGGGATCCTGCAACTACAAAATCGCTTAGCTCATTTCCAGAAGCGTTTAAAAGAACATAATGTTCTGGTATCATCTTCTGGTTTTTGA
- the LOC101301420 gene encoding probable ATP-dependent RNA helicase DDX11-like has translation MEEETPNGEAPPKFPAFPYKPYGIQMEFMKALYLSLNQGGLSMLESPTGTGKTLSIICSALQWVVDKKEQDKLKKEVEAKNSSVKGGELGSDDEPDWMRNAVVNKDIQGEEKKSRKKDKFGSGFRRAEKGKDRENCSDLFSRHVEEDSDAVEVNDEDEFLLDEHESDEEGIPCVKKSKRKVSGVSLSSSSDEEDGADGSSDDEDEGEEKLKVYFCSRTHSQLSQFIKELRKTVFANEMKVVCLGSRKNFCINQEVLKLGNSSHINERCLELQKNKNKESLGARGRIRRNKASCGCPMLRKHKKQKEFKSMMSQLGALDIEDLVHQGRNMGCCPYYGSRSMVPAADLVVLPYQSLLSKASRESLGLNLKNNIIIIDEAHNLADSLISMYDSKITLSQLEDVQCNIEKYFARFCNLLGPGNRRYIQTLTVLTRAFLRILLDGDTGYDDSCHGTVTSAGKNDMPTSSMAINDFLFSLNIDNINLVKLLEYIKESNIMHKISGYGDKLASSEKSSPLDDSEERSTLSSFQALADLLRSLTNKDDDGRIIISRIKPTCSGQHGGYIKYVMLTGEKIFSEIVEQAHAVLLAGGTLQPIEETRERLFPWLPPNQLHFFSCSHIVPPESILPVAVARGPSGQTFDFSYSSRRSSVMIQELGRLVCNLVTVVPEGIVVFFSSFDYEGEVYNAWEASGILDRIKKKKRLFREPRKNTYVESVLKEYKETIDTLSSRERKEIPSQSGAILLAVVGGKISEGINLSDGMGRCVVMVGLPYASPSDVELMERVKHIEGLGNSDSIKMTNSLHGNEVYSGEAHEGFNILRSCRHRGKEYYENLCMKAVNQSIGRAIRHIDDYAAILLVDTRYVADSSTRNFSHPTSKLPQWIKDRFVASADYGQLHRLLHQFFSYNKKRWSQLLLNAYLLALSLLQPGKLKKPCYTMSRAEMVLKETMHKSKEFYEKTIQNLKSFICGGYKKLPKSLSLNPCICGSDLKYHPTDEFYTEYYDEWESTIDKVKKRDSTSKETIKDEDPCTESFIMFPKQSPKKNKQEGGLLRDKKPSGKSTRDLGKGKDQSSFQSMHGNTGSNVLAKRMKEFEMVDTADVEQVLDVEEALHYYSRLKSPVYLDIVDKFFLDMYSDFSVPPAPSIGINNSKQRLGSRRFGSQRQGSRRLGSIRL, from the exons ATGGAAGAGGAAACCCCAAATGGGGAGGCGCCCCCAAAATTTCCAGCATTTCCTTACAAACCCTACGGCATTCAGATGGAGTTCATGAAGGCCCTTTATCTCTCTCTCAACCAAGGCGGCCTCTCCATGCTCGAAAGTCCCACCG GGACTGGTAAGACTCTAAGTATCATTTGTAGTGCTTTGCAATGGGTGGTTGATAAGAAGGAGCAAGATAAGTTGAAAAAGGAGGTTGAGGCTAAGAATAGTAGTGTTAAAGGTGGTGAATTGGGCTCGGATGATGAACCTGATTGGATGAGGAATGCTGTGGTTAACAAGGACATTCAGGGTGAGGAGAAGAAGTCTAGGAAGAAGGATAAATTCGGGAGTGGATTTCGCAGGGCGGAAAAGGGAAAGGACCGTGAGAATTGTAGTGACTTGTTCTCTCGGCATGTTGAGGAAGA CAGTGATGCTGTGGAGGTGAATGATGAGGATGAGTTTTTGCTGGATGAACATGAGAGTGATGAGGAAGGAATTCCGTGTGTTAAGAAGTCAAAGAGGAAGGTTTCTGGGGTTTCTCTTAGTTCGTCCAGTGACGAGGAAGATGGAGCAGATGGGTCTAGTGATGATGAAGATGAGGGGGAGGAGAAGTTGAAGGTTTATTTTTGTAGTCGGACACATTCACAGCTTTCACAGTTCATAAAGGAGTTGAGAAAGACAGTCTTTGCTAATGAGATGAAGGTGGTTTGTTTAGGCTCAAGGAAGAATTTTTGCATTAACCAAG AGGTATTGAAACTTGGAAACTCAAGTCACATCAATGAACGCTGTTTGGAACTGCAGAAAAACAAGAATAAGGAA AGCTTAGGTGCAAGAGGAAGGATTCGCAGGAACAAGGCTTCTTGTGGTTGCCCAATGCTAAGGAAACACAAAAAACAGAAAGAATTCAAGAGCATGATGTCTCAGCTTGGTGCCTTGGATATTGAAGATCTTGTTCATCAGGGAAGGAACATGGGGTGTTGTCCATATTATGGCTCCCGAAGCATGGTTCCTGCTGCTGATCTGGTGGTTCTTCCATATCAATCTCTTCTTTCAAAAGCATCCCGTGAATCACTTGGTCTGAATCTAAAGAACAATATTATTATCATTGATGAGGCCCACAATCTAGCTGACTCCTTAATCAGCATGTATGACTCAAAAATCACTTTGTCACAG TTGGAAGACGTGCAGTGCAATATTGAGAAGTACTTTGCAAGGTTTTGCAATCTCTTGGGACCTGGAAATCGTAGATACATTCAAACCCTAACAGTGCTCACCCGGGCTTTTCTTCGAATTTTGCTAGATGGGGACACCGGTTATGATGATTCTTGCCATGGTACTGTAACGTCTGCTGGAAAAAATGACATGCCTACTTCTTCTATGGCCATCAATGATTTTTTATTTTCACTCAATATAGACAACATCAACTTGGTCAAATTGCTTGAATATATAAAGGAAAGCAACATCATGCACAAG ATCAGTGGATATGGGGATAAACTAGCCAGCTCTGAGAAAAGCTCCCCACTTGATGACAGTGAGGAAAGAAGCACACTGTCCAGTTTCCAGGCATTGGCTGATCTCTTGCGATCACTGACAAACAAAGATGATGATGGGAGGATCATCATTTCAAGGATCAAACCAACATGCTCTGGACAGCATGGTGGATACATCAAATATGTTATGCTCACAGGAGAGAAGATATTTTCTGAG ATTGTGGAACAAGCACATGCTGTGCTACTGGCTGGAGGAACTCTGCAACCCATAGAAGAAACGAGGGAGCGGCTTTTTCCTTGGTTACCACCAAACCAGTTGCATTTCTTTTCATGTAGCCATATTGTTCCTCCAGAGAGCATTTTGCCAGTTGCAGTTGCTCGTGGCCCTTCTGGTCAGACTTTCGATTTTAGCTACAGCTCCAGAAGGTCGTCAGTCATG ATACAGGAGCTAGGGCGTTTGGTTTGCAATTTGGTGACAGTGGTTCCTGAAGGAATCGTTGTCTTCTTCTCTTCATTTGATTATGAAGGAGAGGTCTACAATGCATGGGAAGCTTCAGGTATCCTCGATAGAATTAAGAAGAAGAAGCGTCTATTTAGAGAGCCTAGGAAGAATACATATGTCGAATCTGTTCTAAAGGAGTACAAGGAAACAATTGATACCTTGTCTTCTAGAGAAAGGAAAGAAATTCCTTCTCAGAGTGGTGCCATACTTCTTGCTGTTGTTGGTGGTAAGATATCTGAGGGGATCAACTTAAGTGATGGGATGGGTCGGTGTGTAGTCATGGTTGGACTGCCCTATGCTAGCCCTTCTGATGTTGAGCTGATGGAGAGGGTTAAGCACATTGAAGGATTGGGAAACTCAGATTCGATTAAGATGACCAATTCCTTACATGGTAATGAAGTTTACAGTGGTGAAGCACATGAAGGATTTAATATCCTTCGAAGTTGCAGACACAGAGGAAAAGAATATTATGAGAATCTTTGCATGAAAGCTGTAAATCAGTCCATTG GTAGAGCAATCAGGCATATAGATGATTATGCAGCAATTCTACTTGTTGATACACGTTACGTAGCTGATTCCTCGACACGGAATTTCAGCCATCCAACTAGCAAGCTCCCACAGTGGATAAAGGATCGCTTCGTTGCTTCAGCTGATTACGGTCAACTTCATAGGTTGTTGCATCAGTTTTTTAGTTATAACAAAAAGAGATGGTCTCAGCT GCTTCTTAATGCTTACCTTTTGGCTTTGTCTCTACTGCAGCCTGGAAAGTTG AAGAAGCCTTGTTATACCATGAGCAGAGCAGAAATGGTCCTAAAAGAAACAATGCACAAAAGCAAGGAGTTCTATGAGAAAACTATTCAAAACCTCAAAAGCTTCATCTGTGGAGGATACAAGAAACTACCCAAATCCCTTTCCTTGAATCCTTGCATTTGTGGGAGTGACCTGAAATATCACCCAACAGATGAGTTCTACACTGAATATTATGATGAGTGGGAGTCTACTATAGATAAGGTGAAGAAGAGAGACAGTACATCAAAAGAAACAATCAAGGATGAGGATCCATGTACTGAAAGCTTCATCATGTTCCCAAAGCAAAGTCCTAAGAAGAACAAACAAGAAGGGGGATTGTTAAGAGACAAGAAGCCTAGTGGAAAGTCGACTCGTGATCTTGGAAAGGGAAAAGATCAGTCATCATTCCAAAGCATGCATGGTAATACAGGGAGCAATGTTTTGGCAAAAAGGATGAAGGAGTTTGAAATGGTGGATACAGCTGATGTGGAACAGGTGTTGGATGTTGAAGAGGCACTTCACTACTACTCTCGCCTCAAAAGTCCGGTGTACCTTGACATTGTTGACAAGTTTTTCTTGGATATGTACTCAGATTTCTCAGTCCCACCAGCACCATCGATCGGCATCAACAATTCAAAGCAGAGACTTGGCTCCCGGAGATTTGGCTCCCAGAGACAGGGGTCCCGGAGACTTGGCTCCATTAGGTTGTAG